The Apium graveolens cultivar Ventura chromosome 6, ASM990537v1, whole genome shotgun sequence genome contains a region encoding:
- the LOC141665964 gene encoding uncharacterized protein LOC141665964, translated as MTKICGHLWLNDDTNLYITSDVQGLDQATIASLLTMEGHQLDVEIIEDLFNQRDQLCIAHSPVGGENEEDGLFWSEDRTREYTVKSAYRLLQKHKGAWVTDDNSRLWTRTLSTKKTVLNAKQVSISVMCLICNGEVETILHAIVSCLFATQCWRSRERVFQVTEDYNFDRWNIWQATNNMLWNQKKSEVWGVVNSAKRCLADWRKAQVMSTKALYQDIEHGDGAISWVKSQID; from the exons ATGACAAAGATTTGTGGGCACCTCTGGCTTAATGATGACACTAATCTATATATTACAAGTGATGTTCAAGGCCTGGATCAGGCCACTATTGCCTCCTTATTGACTATGGAAGGTCATCAGTTGGATGTGGAAATTATTGAAGACTTGTTTAATCAAAGAGACCAACTATGCATTGCACACAGTCCGGTAGGTGGCGAAAATGAGGAAGACGGGTTGTTTTGGAGTGAAGACCGCACGAGAGAGTATACGGTGAAGAGTGCATATCGACTTCTTCAAAAACACAAAGGTGCATGGGTCACAGATGATAACAGTAGATTGTGGACAAGG ACGTTGTCTACGAAGAAGACTGTCCTAAATGCTAAACAAGTTTCCATTTCGGTGATGTGTCTGATCTGTAATGGAGAAGTAGAGACAATCCTTCATGCCATAGTGAGTTGTCTGTTTGCTACTCAATGTTGGAGATCGAGAGAGAGGGTTTTTCAAGTTACGGAGGACTACAATTTTGACCGATGGAATATTTGGCAGGCCACAAACAACATGCTATGGAATCAGAAAAAGAGTGAGGTGTGGGGTGTAGTTAACTCGGCAAAGCGATGTCTTGCAGATTGGAGGAAAGCTCAAGTAATGTCAACAAAAGCTCTGTACCAGGACATAGAACACGGTGATGGAGCAATCTCTTGGGTGAAATCACAAATAGATTGA
- the LOC141666999 gene encoding auxin-induced protein 6B-like has translation MSPVIGKGNKIRHIVRLRQMLRKWRKNAALSSNNRIIPSDVPVGHVAVMVGSECRRFVVRATYLNHPVFNTLLAQAAEEYGFTNNGPLAIPCDESAFEEILKLVSKSESSNSVKLEDVMRCCHVDYNKSVCDGRPESLPLLHGLCDESVC, from the coding sequence ATGTCGCCGGTGATCGGAAAAGGCAACAAAATCCGGCACATAGTTCGGCTCCGACAAATGCTCCGTAAATGGCGCAAGAACGCAGCCTTGTCATCAAACAACCGTATCATACCATCCGATGTTCCTGTCGGGCACGTGGCAGTCATGGTGGGCAGCGAGTGCAGGAGATTTGTGGTGCGCGCGACGTACCTGAACCACCCCGTGTTCAACACACTACTAGCTCAAGCAGCTGAAGAGTATGGGTTTACAAATAATGGCCCATTAGCTATTCCATGTGATGAGTCAGCTTTTGAGGAGATTCTTAAACTCGTTTCTAAGTCTGAGTCAAGTAACTCAGTTAAACTCGAGGATGTTATGCGATGTTGCCACGTGGATTATAATAAGAGTGTTTGTGATGGTAGGCCTGAGTCTTTGCCGTTGTTGCATGGGTTGTGTGATGAATCTGTTTGTTAG
- the LOC141667254 gene encoding uncharacterized protein LOC141667254, which yields MAPPPGPYSGTSTLALVARVSAFSFGIVYGSMKLKYLKAKAKSAAKAHH from the exons ATGGCGCCGCCACCAGGACCTTATTCAGGAACCAGCACACTCGCTCTg GTGGCTCGTGTATCAGCCTTTtcatttggaattgtttatggAAGCATGAAGCTCAAGTATCTCAAG GCCAAAGCCAAGTCTGCAGCCAAGGCACATCATTGA